AGGGcactaatatagcttaATCGAGATAAAACGTGAGTGACACCAGCTCTTTCCATCTTGAAACGCTTTAATGACCAATTGCCAGTAGACAAAGCACGAACCATACCTTGAGTGATGTGATCACTATGGACGGTTAGCTGGTTGTAAGCGTCAAATTCTTGTGTACGATGTGGtttctttaaaactttATCTATGTTCAGCTTAAGGTCTGAATTAAACTTCTTAAAAAGATCCTCAAACAATAATGCCAACAACTGGCCAGCCAACTCTAGACGTTTGTTACCAACATAGTCACGATCATCGACTTGTAAAGGATCTACCATGGCCATGAGAACTCGACGGGCCATTATTCCAATGTAAACCGCCTTAGGACGGAActctaaattaaaaacattgatGTGAGCTAACACAACGGCGGCCAAAACTTCAAGAGCTTCTTCGTGAGGGGGCAAACGATTAGCACCGGCTCGTCTATTTACCTTAACACGCGCACCGATATATTCTAATGCTTGCTGTGcagtatatatatttaactTTGCACATTCTTCGATGCTTGGTGCAAACAAATCTTGATAAGATGCTTCTGCACCGGCAACAAgctcaaaaatttcttgatCCGATTGAAGTCCCattgcttttaaaacaacCACTATAGGAATATCATCTGCTACACTGTTGTGTTTCAGGTAAAGCTTTCCATTTTTGGTTATTACATAGGTTTTTGACTTTCGCTCATGGGTCGAGGAAGTAACAGAAGCTTGCCAAAGTCCTTTCTTTGGTTCTGCTTCGACAATTATACGATTCTTGGATAATTGTTCTTGCActaaaataactttttcagTACCTTTTACAATGAAATAACCACCAGGATCCAAAGGGCATTCGTTTAAAGCGGCCATCtccatttcatttttcccAGATAAAACACATTTATTACTTCGCAACATTACAGGCATCCTTCCAATAGGaacatttcttcttcttacAACTTGTTTGCCCCTCGTATATTCAATATCAACGTAAATATTCGCACCATAAGTCAAATCACGTAAACGGCATTCATGAGGTGAAATTGAGGCTTGAATAGCATCAGCATCAGTTCGAACAGGCGCTCCTACTCGAATATCCAAGTACTTTAAGTAGAACCAAGGTTCAACGTCTGAAGTgactttttcatttgcttgtacaattttttttaaatcaacaTCAACAAAATAGTTATACGAGTCTAAATGCTGTTTAACAAGTCCTTTTACCTTTAAAAATGCAGGTAAAAGCTGCCATTTGTCTTCAATGGTGGGAACAGGGTCTGCAAGCTTTTTGCCCTTATAAACAGGTTTAAAGAGGGCTCCAAAACTCTCATCCTTCCCAATTCCacctttatttattttgggTTGGCTTTTTTGAGGGTCTCCGGCAGTATTTACCCCCATCGAACTCACTTAGTTGATAATGGCGGACGGTAGCAAAATTCCTCCCCAAAAATATACTTATGGAGGAAGCGTTAGTAATGCAAGGATAGAGATTTCTTATTACTTTGggcttattttttaagtaacatatataattttaaataaagaaataaaacttaTACGCAATTAAGATTATTGAAGCTTAACTATTTACCACTTTATTCTACgtacaaaaattatttcgTTGATGAAAATCTATACCATAGAAAGCAACTTCAAATCTGTTTATATAAGTTTTGAAGAGTCTGCGACGCACAGACAGAGGAATTTTGTATAACTGAACAAGaactaaattaaaatgtgTGGAAACTTAAGATGGTACTCGTACGCGACTTACTGCTGGCTATTTAATAGCAAGGATTAATGCATTTagttcaaaatatttgtaacaaaaaaatatccaAATGGTACAcagaaagaataaaaataacaaaagaatgggctacaaaaaatataatcaATCCAAATGGATACCGGCATATTCATCGTAACCACAGGACAGATTGAGATTCTGGAGAGCTTGAGTAGCAGCACCTTTAAGTAAATTGTCGATAGTAACTACAATGACTGCACGCTTTCCAGAAGAGTGCACACCAAAACCACCAACTGAAACATGATGCTTGTGTGCGTTGTCCTTGACCAAAGGTACATCTCCTTGAACATGAATTAAAGGCTCACCATTATAACGGTCTTGGTATAAGTTACGAAGCTCACGGGAAGTTatacttttctttaacGGAACATTAATAGTTAAAGTAATTCCTTGGAACCATTGAGCAACGTGAGGAATAAAGGCGACAGGTTGCTTTAAACGATAAGAAATTTCACGTTCATGGATGTGATCAGTTAATGAGTAAGGTATCAAATTGTTTGTCAATACATTCAAGTCATTCTTCGGAGAGGGCTTAGTGCCAGCCCCAGAATAACCAGATACACCAAAAATAGAGGGCTGGCCGTCAATCAAAGAGAGTATGGGAGTTAAACCGACTTGCGATCCAGTAGCGTAACAACCAGGATTGGAAATACGTTTCGAGTTACGCAAAGCTTCACGGTCATTTAGTTCAGGAAGACCGTACTGCCACGAGGGCTCAAAACGGTAGTCCGCACTTAAATCAACAATGACACTTTTACCATTTGCAGACGTTAAAGCATCGACATAAGGTTTGCATACACCGTTGGGTAGGGCCATGACCCAAGCATCAACCGCTCCCTCTTcctctaattttttaacatcaTCTGTGGACAAGTTGACATACtgaatttctttcttaGTGTAGCCAGGAAGTTTGGTGCCTTCCAACTCACGAGAAGAAACATGAGATAATTCGAGATAAGGATGAGTGTTAATCAATCCAATCAAGTTCTTTCCGGTATAACCACGGGCTCCAAGGAGAACGACTTTTGCTGGCTTCGATGAGACCGCCTTCAAAGGTTTTTGGGTCTTCTGAGCCTCagcagaaaaaaatcgTTTTCCACcctttaaaaacaaagaacgattcatttttttgttttttgaaaataaagaactAGTTGAGTAACTTCGTTTTTGATTGATCTGTGAAGAGGAAGGGTTGTTGGTGGTAGATGAAGCAGTAGGGGGTTTAGTGGATTGGGTCTGAATGATAGCATCGGCAAATGGCTTGTCAGACTGAATGAACTTGGagattttattcaaatctTTTACACCGTACCAAAAGtagtaaaaattattagCAAACAAAGTACCTTCGCTTTTAGAGAAGAACCATTCCAGATTCTTGGCTGAAGGTTGAAGACGCCATAGCAAAGAAGGGAAGTCTGCTTTTAATGTTGTTAATATGCTATCAACAACATTGTTTAACCAATTATTGTCGGCGGCACCAAAAGCTAAGAGTACTGGCAAGGATGAGTCGGTGGTGTCGACAATAGCAACAGATTCATTGAAAGAGTCACTATAAATACGAAGTTTTCTGTCTTTCAGAGTATCCTTGAACTGTTTCAAGCTTTCACTAGGTGCGgctaaagaatttttttgaatgatcAAATTTTCTAGAGCAGCGTCTGGAATGCTATCCAACGAGTCATGTTTGTTGATGACAAAACCGCGACTAATCAAAGTACCAGCGCCAGATTCCGTAAAAAGCTCTTTTTGCAAATCCTTCGTACTAATAATGGCTACGGAAGATGTACGGGGAAGAGTATCAAGTAACtctttgatttctttgattttgaGCTTCGTACCATACTTGACCCATGGTTGCTTCATGAGGCCATCGTACTCCCTATCCAAATAGATGctgctaatttttttctttgtttcaCCGTTGATAAGTCCACCTTTTTCATTGAGATAGACCACCTTTAGAGGCTTCAATACGCGAGCAAGCTCACCAGCAGTAATGTCGGCGTTGACATTCAACAATTGACCAGAAGCAGTTTCGGCCATAGACGTAAGAATAGGGAGGGTTCCAGCACGAATACTGTGTTCAATAGGAGCTTTGTTTACCTTGACAATCTTGCCAACATActtgtatttttctttgtcgAGATACTCTGCCTGAAATACACCACCTGTAATGGGACGAGCACGAGTTCCCAACTTTTCCAAAGCATCTACAAGTTTCGCATTTTCCTCTAAGAAAACTTTACGAGCTACAGAAAGAGTCTCGGCATCGGTGATTCGAATACCATCGCTATACTCGGGTTCAACATTTCTGCTGGCaagaattttgtttaattgGGGACCAGCGCCATGCACAACGATGGGATAAAGACCCACATGATTCAAAAAGGCAAGACTTTGTGCCAATGTGTCTAATTCGTCGGTGATAATGGCACCACCAACCTTGATAATAGCGAAACGTTGAGCTTCGAAGGAAGTAAAGTATCGTAGGTATTGCTCAACTTCACGACGGCTTCCGATGGAGGAAAGAATTCTAATGATGGCATCACGATCTTGTTCAATTGGTTTCGCGAGTGGGTTTAACGGTTGTTGTTGACCCGGGGCAAAACTGCCTTGAAAACGTTTGCTTGCAATGACTGATGCATTGGAACATAGTAAGCTCCTTTTCGTACAGTGTTTCGCTCCATTCCGTACAAGACCGGACTTGACAATTTGTTGCAATTCAATAAGCATTGCCAAATTCTAGTGATATTCTATGATTTACTGTAGTTGGTAGAAGGCAGTTTGGTTGGTTTCAAAATTGGAAAATCATTTGCTTCGTAAACGTAGCTATAATTCGTTAAAATTTGATTGCTGTATCTAGGGATTTGCTCTGGAGATAATCACTCAAAAAGATGAGATCGATAATGTTACTTGTTGGCTGAAAATTACATCGGAAACCAACAGTTTACATGAAAGTGCTGCAAACGTGAGACATGGacatttaatgaattaaagcTATATAAATGACACTGTAAAAGCAACTCATTTGCCGACAATGAATCTATTTGTATATACATTATTTAATACTAGTCCTAACTGACACAGTAcaatattcattatttcTATGCAAGCCAGTTCAATATCTTGATTTATACATGAAAGCATTCTTTTGaaacaatattttgttttctattTGATTTCGCGTTGAATAGTCCCAATGACCCTGATGAGACAAAAGCACTtatcataaaatttattatctaAGATAATctcgttaaaaaaaaaaaaaaaaaaaaaaaaaaaaaaaatttggcaAGAAGCCCTTCTCTTTCGTTAAAACTTGTTTCGCTTTATGCAATACTGTAAGTGTAAGCTTGTAATATAGCGAATCTGTGAACTCATTGTTCATTTCATGGTAGTTGTTGATTTCACAAGCATGCTGAGTTATCAATATAGTAACACAATTGGTTTTATTTCAGCTCGCTTGAATATAGTGTCAAGAGataattgaataaacaaaaaaaataactacACGTTTTTTAGatacattttatttacaatgtATTGGTTCTTTAAAGAATGGGtggtaaataaaaaaaatattacaaggtcgaaaaaaattcatccCTTTTCATTAGTTCTATAATTAAATGCTAAACCCATGAATATTCTTTTACTGCTAATCAATTAACGATTTTGGTATTTAAAAGCTATTGCTGATAAGTATTCTGACGTTCTGTATCAATATTACCATGAATAAcataagaaaaagaaaggaaataGAATGTTTATGAgtagtttttaatttttgactTGTTTTATCATATTTCATCAACGTACTAGCTTGTTTGCAACTGAACTCTAGTGTACgataatgtaaaaattttccatCTCGTCGAAAATCCGCATACGATATATTACGGCGCCAATCTCGCAGTCTGAGAGAGAACTAGATATCGGCTATATGCAATCTCACCCTGAATATCTAAGAAATTACCAGTAACTTGTGGGTTCCTTGTAGTCGACTACAAAAACCGtatttttgatatatttAGTCGAGAAGAATTATTCAGtttgcaattgaaaatgtctttcaaaaaatttcctcgTCATTTACTATCCATTCGTGATCTTAGTCGCGGAGAGATTGTAAAGTTGATCGATCGGTCTTCTGAAATTAAACAAGCTTATAAGCAGAATTTTCAGAATCGCCGTTCTGTTCAAATGAGTGGTTTGTCGTCTCAGAATGTCGCCATGATCTTCAGTAAGCGTAGCACTCGTACTCGTGTATCAGTCGAAAGTGCTGTCAGTTGCCTTGGCGGCAATGCCATGTTTTTAGGTAAAGATGATATCCAATTAGGAGTGAATGAGTCTTTATACGATACTTCAAAAGTTATATCAAGTATGGTTTCTGGTATTGTTGCTCgcgtaaacaaatattcaGATGTTGCTACGCTCGCTAAACATGCCTCTTGTCCTGTTATTAATGGTCTTTGTGACACGTTTCATCCTCTCCAGGCGTTAGCAGATTTACTCACTATTAAGGAAACtttcaaaagctttgaCGGTTTAAAAGTTGCATGGGTAGGTGATGCCAATAACGTTTTACATGATTTGATGATTGCAAATGCCAAGGTTGGTATTCATACTAGCGTTGCTAAGCCCAAGGACGTCAACGTTCGCGACGATATTTTATCAATCGTTAACGAAGCTGCGAACGAAAACGGTTctacttttgaaattgttaaCGACCCCAAGGTTGCTGTTAAAAATGCTGATATCGTCGTTACCGACACTTGGATTTCTATGGGTCAAGAAGCTGAGAAGGAACAACGTCTTAAACAATTTACAGGATTCCAAGTCACCGGAGAGATCATGAAGCTTGCCAAACCTAGCTGCAAATTCATGCATTGTTTACCCCGTCATCCCGAGGAAGTGTCTGACGAGGTATTTTATGGAGAGAACAGTTTAGTTTTCCAAGAAGCAGAGAACCGCAAATGGACCACTGTTGCTGTCTTGGAGGCTTTGCTTGTCAACCGTGGTGAAATTCTTCCTCCTGCCTCAGCCTAAACTGAAATCcttaatttcatttttatctGGGGAATGTGCAAACAATGCCaactttataattttttttattgggCGTGCAAATTgtgatattcatttttgaaattttatgtACTTTGTTtcacaaaaagaaaattgacttttgagaaaattttttaattgacaATTACTTTTCAGATTTTTTATGCGCAGGACACAGGCTTCTAAAGACGTACTTATACGTTAAAAAAGGGGATGGATCAATTTGGCTCATTAGTCCAACAAGCTTTGTGTAAAATTATTACCCGCTTAATGCTATCCTCTTAACTAGATATTTCAAGGTATCAAGCAATCATAGTATTAAGCACTATTATATGCAAAatacaatttaaaattaatagaaaCTACAAATAAGCGCAACACTCATAAGGAAAAAGCTTTGGGACAATAAAGCTTTCGTCAATGCGGAATCTACGACAGAAAGAAAACTTAGTGTAGGCATcgaaatttattatatttcaaGCATGTATGctagtaaaataaaacgtaAACTCATTGATTCAAGAAATctatagaaaaaaaagatctGGGCAAGTAGAGTGTGCATCATCGAAATCCGGCTTCTTTCATAAACTTATCGTATTGCTCTTTAAGTGCTTTGcttttatcaataaatgGCTTTTTCTTGTCTTCCGCCAATTCCTTCCACGCCTTTGATGCATTTTGGGTCTCTTCAACGAGTGTGGAAATGGCTTCTGGAATACCTAACTCTTGACGTAGCTTGGGATTGTTTCGAAGCTCCTTGTAAAAGAGGATAAAAGCAGAAGAAGGTTTTTTAGGAACATCTGGATGACGAAGTCTGTAATAGCGACTGCCCGTGCTGTGAGCCTCCTTCGAGCGACGACGATTTTCACTATCGATTTCTGTAGGTGTAAAGGATCGTAGAGTCTCCATAAAACGCTTTTTCTCAGCATCGAACTGCTCCTGGAGTTTGTTTTTATACTTTTGGATCTCATCGGCAGTCAAAGCTTTGTATTTTTGACGAATCATCTCAAAGCGCTCAGGACCATTACCAGCACCTTTTGTTTCAACCAACATTTGATTCCAAATGGTTTTCAGCCTAGGGGGGATCAACTTCTGTAATCCATTCTTTTCGGCAGAAACGAGAGTAGTGTGAAACTGGCGTATTCTAATTGCAAATACCATTTTGTGAAAAATGATCAAAGATAATGGTGCTTGGTAAGTTAGGTAAGGAGGCATTGCGTCAAACAGACGCATTCAAGTACTGAGTAAATATCGGGTACGTAATATTGTACAACAGACAAATGAGTAGTAAAAAGACGGTTTactcaatttttaatagcATAGAATAAAGGCGTTAAAAGCagtttgtttgtttcttGTAACCACAAAGGtagtttctttttctaagTGAAACACTTCGACATTCAACATAACAAAGCGTTGGTCCACAGAATCAAAAAGGTACTCcaaaatgaaaaggaaacaaaCGCATCTTCATCTCTTGAGCAACAAAACAGCACTCATTTCTATACTTTTTCCAACCTTCCTTATATACCGTACCTCCCAGCACTCTCATATTCATTACTCACCATAGACTATATTGTAGCTGTGTATTTAGTATAAAAATGTTTCAGTGGAATCGTTGCTATTCACTATTCATTACAGTGTATTCTTTCAGCAcgttattttaatttaataaaccGAAATAACATGCCCCGGTTCTTCTTTTGTCATATTGGCATCTTGGGTTACTGAAGAGATGGGGTATACGTTGCTTCAATCTCATTAGTTCTAGAGCCCCTCTATACCCCGATTTCTAAACGTCAATCCAACTTAGTTTTAAGGCTGTCGGCCTAATTTAAAGTTCCTTTCTACAGCTACAAAATTTGTATTAAAGGGACGAGAAGCCCCCGggtatttgtttgtttttaataacatCTAGTGTGTATTAACTTTTCTTGGCTGTGTTTAACCAAGTCGTAAGTGTCTGCATTTTTTCGGTATTTCTTGCCGCTTACCACAAACTATAGTACCTTTGAAAAGTTGGCTGTTTTCCAGTAAATTTGCATCGCTTTGTCCGAGAAAGGAGCCTTTTAGCGCCATTTTGACAAAGCTTGTTTAAAACATCTCGTTCGATTACCACCAACGTGTGATTTTGTGATTGTACCCAAACTTTGAAATCCTCACAAATAATTCGATAACTATGACTGTTACTCCCATTAATCCTACTAATCAGCCATACAAATATGTATTTGTAGTCATCGGCCCTGCCGGTTCAGGAAAAACGACGATGGCTAAGGCGGTATCTGAGAAATTGGGTTTTGAGTATATTGAGGGTGATGATCTACACCCCAAAGCaaacattgaaaaaatgagtCAAGGCCATCCTTTGAATGATAACGATCGTTGGGGTTGGTTGCATAACTGCGGAGGTGCTTGTGCCATGGAACTTGACAAGGAATCGATAAAGGGAGTTGTGTTAACCTGCTCGGCCTTAAAGCGTAGTTACCGTGATATCCTTCGTAGCTCTTTGGAGCATCGTCCTGCAATTTTGcgctttatttatttagccGCTTCGAGAGAAACACTTATTAAAAGAACGACTAGTCGCAAAAATCATTACATGAAGGCTGACATGGTTGAAAGTCAATTGGCAATCCTTGAGGCTCCTACCGCTGATGAAAAGGATGTTATTACCATTAGCGTTGAGAATGGAAAAGAACAGtcagaagaagaatgtCTTGATATCGTCCACAAAATGGTTAATGAAAACAAGCAACCTTAATGAGTCTTCTGCttctaaaatatttgcACGCTCAGCTCACGTGTCTctgtttgtttattgttACTACTTGATACGTTTTTGTAGTCttttgttattaaaaaaaaattcagaaagTTCCTTGAAACGAAATGTTGTCggctttttcttcatttttttattttactttataGTTAGCCCGGCTTTCTGTTTTAACTAGCAATATTCAAGGCATTTACCTTCTTTTCTGTCGTTTCTGCTGCAATGTATCACTGAAAAATAGGCAAACCAAAAATCAGCTCTGTTTATTAAACGTAACTTTTTGCTCTCTTTAAACTTACTATGCTTTTCTAATGCTTATTTTCTGAGAATTATAGAACTCCAACTTCTTATAGTACGTATATCGAccagaaataaaaaaataaaagaaagaatgtattatcattaaaacTCACATCATGAACGAATAATGAGGATGTTATTCAT
This portion of the Schizosaccharomyces pombe strain 972h- genome assembly, chromosome: I genome encodes:
- the arg11 gene encoding N-acetyl-gamma-glutamyl-phosphate reductase/acetylglutamate kinase, translated to MLIELQQIVKSGLVRNGAKHCTKRSLLCSNASVIASKRFQGSFAPGQQQPLNPLAKPIEQDRDAIIRILSSIGSRREVEQYLRYFTSFEAQRFAIIKVGGAIITDELDTLAQSLAFLNHVGLYPIVVHGAGPQLNKILASRNVEPEYSDGIRITDAETLSVARKVFLEENAKLVDALEKLGTRARPITGGVFQAEYLDKEKYKYVGKIVKVNKAPIEHSIRAGTLPILTSMAETASGQLLNVNADITAGELARVLKPLKVVYLNEKGGLINGETKKKISSIYLDREYDGLMKQPWVKYGTKLKIKEIKELLDTLPRTSSVAIISTKDLQKELFTESGAGTLISRGFVINKHDSLDSIPDAALENLIIQKNSLAAPSESLKQFKDTLKDRKLRIYSDSFNESVAIVDTTDSSLPVLLAFGAADNNWLNNVVDSILTTLKADFPSLLWRLQPSAKNLEWFFSKSEGTLFANNFYYFWYGVKDLNKISKFIQSDKPFADAIIQTQSTKPPTASSTTNNPSSSQINQKRSYSTSSLFSKNKKMNRSLFLKGGKRFFSAEAQKTQKPLKAVSSKPAKVVLLGARGYTGKNLIGLINTHPYLELSHVSSRELEGTKLPGYTKKEIQYVNLSTDDVKKLEEEGAVDAWVMALPNGVCKPYVDALTSANGKSVIVDLSADYRFEPSWQYGLPELNDREALRNSKRISNPGCYATGSQVGLTPILSLIDGQPSIFGVSGYSGAGTKPSPKNDLNVLTNNLIPYSLTDHIHEREISYRLKQPVAFIPHVAQWFQGITLTINVPLKKSITSRELRNLYQDRYNGEPLIHVQGDVPLVKDNAHKHHVSVGGFGVHSSGKRAVIVVTIDNLLKGAATQALQNLNLSCGYDEYAGIHLD
- the arg3 gene encoding ornithine carbamoyltransferase Arg3 codes for the protein MSFKKFPRHLLSIRDLSRGEIVKLIDRSSEIKQAYKQNFQNRRSVQMSGLSSQNVAMIFSKRSTRTRVSVESAVSCLGGNAMFLGKDDIQLGVNESLYDTSKVISSMVSGIVARVNKYSDVATLAKHASCPVINGLCDTFHPLQALADLLTIKETFKSFDGLKVAWVGDANNVLHDLMIANAKVGIHTSVAKPKDVNVRDDILSIVNEAANENGSTFEIVNDPKVAVKNADIVVTDTWISMGQEAEKEQRLKQFTGFQVTGEIMKLAKPSCKFMHCLPRHPEEVSDEVFYGENSLVFQEAENRKWTTVAVLEALLVNRGEILPPASA
- the cmb1 gene encoding cytosine-mismatch-binding protein 1, with the protein product MVFAIRIRQFHTTLVSAEKNGLQKLIPPRLKTIWNQMLVETKGAGNGPERFEMIRQKYKALTADEIQKYKNKLQEQFDAEKKRFMETLRSFTPTEIDSENRRRSKEAHSTGSRYYRLRHPDVPKKPSSAFILFYKELRNNPKLRQELGIPEAISTLVEETQNASKAWKELAEDKKKPFIDKSKALKEQYDKFMKEAGFR
- the idn1 gene encoding gluconokinase, with the protein product MTVTPINPTNQPYKYVFVVIGPAGSGKTTMAKAVSEKLGFEYIEGDDLHPKANIEKMSQGHPLNDNDRWGWLHNCGGACAMELDKESIKGVVLTCSALKRSYRDILRSSLEHRPAILRFIYLAASRETLIKRTTSRKNHYMKADMVESQLAILEAPTADEKDVITISVENGKEQSEEECLDIVHKMVNENKQP